The Schistocerca nitens isolate TAMUIC-IGC-003100 chromosome 12, iqSchNite1.1, whole genome shotgun sequence genome has a window encoding:
- the LOC126214900 gene encoding uncharacterized protein LOC126214900 — MWFSLSKTTKIEKQKAKFLGIVLDNSLTWNSHVDHIVVRLSRVIYLLKRLMCCVTFEYVRTAYFAFFQSVLRYGLILWGNSRKINEIMVIQKKAIRVMAKVDNRTHCKPLFIKYRILTVINLYILDSVNYILAELPNLSVTNERHGYYTRTCTSLLLPQNRLAKTNNSHKYMSIKIYNKLSKNGSIKPDKLFKDNVHNFLLTNTFYSLEEFLEMPNINLKM; from the exons atgtggttcagtctatcaaagactacaaaaatagaaaaacaaaaggcaaagtttttaggtattgtacttgacaacagtctaacatggaactctcatgttgatcacatagtggttaggttgtcaagagttatatatttgttgaagagactgatgtgttgtgtgacatttgagtacgtaaggacagcgtacttcgccttttttcaatctgttttaaggtatgggttaatactctggggaaacagcagaaaaataaatgaaattatggtgatccagaagaaagcaatcagagtaatggctaag gtagataatagaacacattgtaaaccattgttcattaaatatagaattttaacagtaattaatttatatattcttgacagtgttaactacatacttgctgaactacctaatttaagtgtaacaaatgaaaggcatggctactatacaagaacgtgtacttctctgctgttgccacaaaatagattagctaaaactaacaatagtcataagtatatgtcaattaaaatatataacaaattgtctaaaaatggttcaatcaagcctgacaaattatttaaagataatgttcataacttcttgttaactaatacattctattcattagaagaatttttagaaatgcccaatatcaacttaaaaatgtaa